The following coding sequences lie in one Vibrio casei genomic window:
- the ybaK gene encoding Cys-tRNA(Pro) deacylase — MTPAINLAKKKKIPHTVHQYKHDPNAASYGLEAAEVLGQNPAQVFKTLLFCLNGEAKNLAVAIIPVENKLNLKQVAKAAGAKKAEMADPDIAQKATGYVVGGISPLGQKKALPTFIHQSALNFETICVSAGKRGLEIELTPQDLAILTKANFVGLCQ; from the coding sequence ATGACACCGGCAATTAATCTCGCTAAAAAGAAAAAAATCCCACATACGGTTCATCAATATAAACACGATCCTAATGCAGCAAGTTATGGGCTAGAGGCGGCAGAGGTACTTGGACAAAATCCAGCACAAGTATTTAAAACCTTATTATTTTGCCTCAATGGTGAAGCGAAGAATCTTGCGGTGGCGATCATTCCAGTTGAGAACAAGTTAAACCTCAAACAAGTAGCCAAAGCCGCTGGTGCTAAAAAAGCCGAAATGGCGGATCCAGATATTGCGCAAAAAGCCACAGGTTACGTTGTGGGAGGGATTAGTCCTCTAGGTCAAAAGAAAGCACTACCGACCTTTATTCATCAGTCTGCTTTAAATTTTGAAACTATTTGTGTGTCAGCCGGAAAACGAGGTTTAGAGATAGAACTTACACCACAAGATTTGGCCATATTAACAAAAGCGAATTTTGTAGGTTTGTGTCAATAG
- a CDS encoding cation transporter, whose translation MTNYQLELHGLNCMGCAKKARNAFESLENTTVVDISPSHAQVKTLASLDELINVITPLGYQIFQIQHFDLSGLSCGRCVNKVKESLNSLDSIERIQVDKTSLEVIGNIEEQTIIQLISDLGYQAKPVTVNDSQQKKVEEKINNTENEESPQPHLTPTETETETQQYQQFLISGMTCASCVSSVEKAINKINAVQQAQVNLAEQTAWVIIDPTITGQARMDQEQSIIHSIAQAGYQAELIKNDDEMRAQQQQQFERALKTNKQNAIAGLIIGGPLMLWGVFGGNMMILTRTDQWAWGIIGIVCFILLATAGKSFFTNALQALRHKRATMDSLVALGTGSAWLYSMMVTLFPDWFPMQARHVYYEASAMIIGLISLGHYIEAKAKARTNDSLQSLINLQPKTAIVIIDGKENNMPVKQIKTGMHIRVKPGDKIPIDGKVITGESYVDESMLTGEPVAIMKGADHKVFAGTVNQDGSLVIEATMVGDQTSLARIIQLVRQAQSSKPALAKLADKISAVFVPIVIAIALFSAMIWYFVGPEPQISYMLVVVTTVLIIACPCALGLATPLSITVGVGKAAEMGILIRDAEVLQTASQIQTVVFDKTGTLTQGKPSVQQAFYFDNGKANHSIIDDHTIALLSAIHTIESQSEHPLAQAVCQYIEAQVDSINTQLSITDFKAERGLGVHAIWNQSEILIGSPRYLTNKGVEMVDGQKALSSLSQQAHTPIAVSVNGTLSAVFGVADPIRDDSKQTISALKSLGIKVVMLSGDNKTVAEVIGKQLGIDQVIAEVLPHEKAEKIQMLQQENGGKIVAMVGDGINDAPALAQADVSIAMGSGSDIAIESASMTLLNSSPIAIVNAIALSKATLRNIKQNLLGAFIYNTLGIPIAAGILYPAFGFLLSPVVAGAAMALSSITVVSNANRLRLFKPKHK comes from the coding sequence ATGACCAATTATCAATTAGAACTGCACGGACTCAACTGCATGGGGTGTGCCAAGAAAGCACGTAACGCATTTGAATCACTAGAAAATACTACGGTAGTAGACATTTCACCTTCGCATGCTCAAGTCAAAACTTTGGCTTCTTTAGATGAACTTATTAACGTTATTACACCATTAGGTTATCAAATTTTTCAAATACAGCACTTCGATTTAAGTGGATTAAGCTGTGGGCGCTGTGTCAATAAAGTAAAAGAATCTTTAAACTCACTAGATTCAATTGAGCGCATTCAAGTAGATAAAACATCATTAGAAGTAATAGGTAATATTGAAGAGCAAACCATTATTCAATTGATCTCTGATCTTGGTTATCAAGCGAAACCAGTAACGGTTAATGACAGCCAACAAAAGAAAGTGGAAGAGAAAATAAACAACACAGAAAATGAAGAATCACCGCAACCACACCTAACACCAACAGAAACAGAAACAGAAACACAGCAATATCAGCAGTTCTTGATCTCAGGCATGACCTGCGCGAGTTGTGTGTCTTCTGTTGAAAAAGCCATTAATAAGATCAATGCCGTTCAGCAAGCGCAAGTCAACTTAGCCGAACAAACCGCTTGGGTGATTATCGATCCCACCATCACAGGGCAAGCACGAATGGATCAAGAGCAATCGATCATCCACTCAATTGCGCAAGCAGGTTATCAAGCCGAGCTAATTAAAAATGATGATGAGATGCGCGCTCAGCAGCAACAGCAATTTGAAAGAGCCTTAAAAACCAACAAACAAAATGCTATAGCAGGATTAATCATCGGTGGGCCTTTAATGTTGTGGGGAGTGTTCGGCGGCAATATGATGATATTAACTCGGACCGACCAATGGGCGTGGGGTATTATTGGTATTGTTTGTTTTATATTACTTGCCACCGCAGGTAAATCTTTCTTTACCAATGCGCTGCAAGCTCTGCGTCACAAACGTGCAACTATGGACAGTCTCGTCGCCTTAGGCACTGGCTCTGCTTGGCTTTACTCTATGATGGTGACACTATTCCCGGATTGGTTTCCTATGCAAGCCCGCCATGTGTATTACGAAGCAAGCGCCATGATTATTGGTTTAATCTCACTAGGTCATTACATTGAAGCAAAAGCAAAAGCTAGAACCAATGACTCTTTGCAAAGTTTGATTAACCTTCAACCTAAAACCGCCATCGTGATAATTGATGGAAAAGAAAACAACATGCCCGTCAAGCAAATCAAAACCGGTATGCATATTCGGGTTAAACCGGGCGATAAAATCCCCATTGATGGCAAGGTAATCACTGGTGAGTCCTACGTAGATGAATCCATGCTAACTGGCGAACCTGTCGCCATCATGAAAGGTGCCGACCATAAAGTCTTTGCAGGTACCGTTAACCAAGATGGCAGCTTAGTGATAGAAGCCACCATGGTAGGCGATCAAACCAGCTTAGCCCGAATCATTCAATTGGTTCGACAAGCTCAAAGTAGCAAACCCGCTTTAGCTAAATTGGCCGATAAAATTTCTGCCGTCTTTGTACCTATCGTCATCGCCATTGCCTTGTTTTCTGCCATGATTTGGTATTTTGTTGGCCCTGAACCACAAATAAGTTATATGTTGGTCGTCGTCACAACCGTATTAATTATCGCTTGCCCATGTGCACTCGGTTTAGCCACACCACTTTCTATCACCGTTGGGGTCGGTAAAGCCGCAGAAATGGGCATTCTGATCAGAGATGCCGAAGTGCTGCAAACCGCCAGTCAAATTCAAACCGTCGTCTTTGATAAAACAGGCACTCTCACCCAAGGTAAACCAAGTGTTCAGCAAGCCTTTTACTTTGATAATGGGAAAGCCAATCATAGTATTATAGATGACCATACGATCGCCTTACTTTCAGCTATCCATACTATTGAATCGCAATCTGAACACCCTTTAGCCCAAGCGGTGTGCCAATATATTGAAGCTCAAGTTGACAGCATTAATACCCAATTATCTATTACTGATTTTAAAGCCGAACGAGGCTTAGGCGTTCATGCCATATGGAATCAATCAGAAATATTAATTGGAAGTCCTCGCTACTTAACAAATAAAGGGGTTGAAATGGTCGATGGCCAAAAAGCGTTATCAAGCCTTAGTCAACAAGCTCATACCCCTATCGCCGTTTCTGTCAATGGCACCCTAAGCGCTGTTTTTGGTGTAGCAGATCCTATTCGGGATGATTCAAAACAGACTATATCGGCACTTAAATCACTTGGTATCAAGGTCGTCATGTTATCTGGTGACAATAAAACGGTCGCCGAAGTCATTGGTAAACAATTAGGCATTGATCAAGTCATTGCTGAAGTGCTTCCTCATGAAAAAGCAGAAAAGATACAAATGCTTCAACAAGAAAATGGCGGGAAAATTGTCGCGATGGTTGGTGATGGCATCAACGATGCACCAGCATTAGCTCAAGCCGATGTCAGTATTGCCATGGGAAGTGGTTCAGATATCGCGATAGAAAGTGCCAGCATGACACTATTAAATTCTTCACCGATTGCCATAGTGAATGCCATTGCACTCTCCAAAGCTACCTTAAGGAACATTAAACAAAACTTGTTAGGTGCCTTTATATATAACACCTTAGGCATTCCTATTGCCGCAGGCATTTTATACCCAGCATTTGGTTTCTTACTTAGCCCGGTCGTCGCTGGTGCAGCAATGGCATTATCTTCAATTACTGTTGTCAGCAATGCTAACCGCCTAAGGTTATTTAAACCAAAGCACAAATAA
- a CDS encoding ParB/Srx family N-terminal domain-containing protein: MNQKIIAVVMTITGLFTSPLYANTIRAGDVINVSLDELIPTQTSVGYDQIMYKLGRYQFDREKMFDEVCEANGQKGVENISVNASPNNPSSFTCQLTVGKRKQDMKTVVIAPDGDYYLTDGHHTFNVFYEMPEGSADFHINVVVAKDYRDIKGMDKFWTQMKNDGNTWLFDVNSNPIRYDELPTSLGIKNFHNDLYRSLMYFTRGVSWDKPDKPVPFLEFYWSKEVRKKIDASTFDLNSKDGYAKAVKTVSEYILAVDTTDVGGSNLSAKQMGQFNAYDKKAFKKLFKGDGKIDYLLRYKATLSEKPSQ; the protein is encoded by the coding sequence ATGAATCAGAAAATTATTGCTGTTGTGATGACGATTACGGGTCTTTTTACTTCACCATTATATGCAAATACTATTCGTGCAGGTGATGTTATTAACGTCAGCTTGGACGAACTTATCCCAACTCAGACTTCTGTTGGGTATGACCAAATCATGTATAAGCTCGGTCGTTATCAATTTGATCGGGAGAAAATGTTTGATGAGGTGTGCGAAGCGAATGGCCAAAAGGGTGTTGAAAATATATCTGTTAATGCGAGCCCTAATAATCCGTCCAGCTTTACTTGTCAGTTAACTGTAGGCAAGCGCAAACAAGATATGAAAACAGTGGTGATTGCGCCAGATGGTGACTATTACCTGACGGATGGTCATCATACGTTTAATGTTTTTTATGAAATGCCGGAAGGCAGTGCGGACTTTCATATCAACGTCGTTGTTGCGAAAGATTACCGTGACATCAAAGGAATGGATAAATTTTGGACGCAAATGAAAAACGATGGTAATACATGGTTATTTGATGTTAACAGTAACCCTATTCGTTATGACGAGCTTCCGACATCATTAGGCATCAAAAACTTTCATAACGATCTTTACCGCTCTCTTATGTATTTTACTCGTGGCGTGAGTTGGGATAAGCCAGACAAGCCAGTACCATTTTTGGAGTTTTATTGGTCTAAAGAAGTACGTAAAAAAATAGATGCCAGCACTTTCGATTTAAATTCTAAAGACGGTTACGCTAAAGCGGTTAAAACGGTGAGTGAATATATCTTAGCGGTCGATACGACTGACGTTGGGGGATCGAATTTATCCGCTAAGCAAATGGGGCAATTTAACGCCTACGATAAAAAAGCGTTTAAGAAATTGTTTAAAGGCGATGGCAAGATTGATTATCTGCTGCGTTATAAAGCCACGCTATCGGAAAAGCCTTCTCAGTAA
- a CDS encoding MarR family winged helix-turn-helix transcriptional regulator — protein MTTKIPVSTLLSLGSLGTDKEKQRLSYEEIILRIHRLSDHLAADVQHYLEPYNLQQADFSILISLYRQGTPYISSPTQLYQTMLFSSGGLTKVLKRVEDFALIHRIDNLKDKRSKLVQLTPLGLQHIENILDKIKQSRHQRFSCLEIQEQKEMELLLTKLLANWE, from the coding sequence ATGACAACCAAAATTCCTGTCTCTACATTACTTTCCTTAGGATCCTTAGGAACTGATAAGGAAAAACAACGACTATCCTATGAAGAAATCATATTACGCATTCATCGGCTCTCTGATCATTTAGCTGCGGATGTACAACATTATTTAGAACCGTATAACCTTCAACAAGCCGATTTCAGTATTCTAATCAGTCTATACCGTCAAGGAACACCTTATATTTCAAGCCCTACTCAGCTTTATCAAACGATGTTATTTAGCTCGGGTGGATTAACAAAAGTTCTCAAAAGAGTCGAAGATTTTGCTCTGATTCATCGAATAGATAATCTTAAAGATAAGCGTAGTAAACTGGTTCAATTAACACCATTAGGTTTACAACATATTGAAAATATTTTGGATAAGATAAAGCAGTCACGCCATCAAAGATTCTCATGCTTAGAGATTCAAGAACAAAAAGAAATGGAGCTGCTTTTAACAAAATTATTAGCTAACTGGGAGTAA
- a CDS encoding multidrug effflux MFS transporter — MSKSISASLIVLLASVFALSPFSIDTYLPAIPTIASELNVEINWVAMTVSLYVFGLAIGQLLGGQFSDKYGRRIVMMVGLVIFALGSVAISSAQSIQVLWACRFIQSIGGGIAIVCVPALIRDNAEGREAARLFSLIALIMMIAPSIAPSVGTLILTLLNWHFIFIFLGILGFTLAVYAFFLVPKPVLKTSQNTPKLMSYSEVLRQRTVFGYLLALAFGFSVMLIFLTNSPFVYMEYYGISEKVFSVLFLMNVLGLIAINRLNSYLLKKHGPAVLLVRFIQMQLCGAIILLLSVTFFPQHMYGVVAGFIIMVSANAGIMPNTNACYLQYFKQNSGKAAGLLGSMQFLTASIVSGLVAYFTQGNLWPVAIGVVLASAIALWGACDGKKRLNV; from the coding sequence ATGTCAAAATCTATTTCAGCGTCCTTGATAGTGCTGCTAGCAAGCGTGTTTGCGCTAAGCCCATTTTCAATTGATACCTACTTGCCAGCAATACCCACTATCGCTTCTGAACTCAATGTTGAGATCAATTGGGTCGCGATGACGGTCAGTTTATATGTCTTCGGTCTTGCGATTGGCCAGTTGTTGGGTGGTCAATTTTCAGATAAATACGGCCGTCGTATCGTAATGATGGTCGGGCTGGTAATTTTTGCCTTGGGTAGTGTAGCCATTTCATCTGCGCAGTCTATACAAGTACTGTGGGCGTGTCGTTTTATTCAATCAATTGGTGGTGGTATTGCTATCGTCTGTGTTCCTGCTTTAATTCGTGATAATGCGGAAGGGAGAGAAGCTGCACGTTTATTTTCATTGATTGCTTTAATCATGATGATCGCGCCATCGATTGCACCGTCTGTAGGCACGTTAATTTTAACTTTATTAAATTGGCACTTTATTTTTATCTTCTTAGGAATATTAGGTTTTACCTTAGCGGTTTATGCTTTTTTTTTGGTACCAAAACCGGTGCTGAAAACTTCCCAGAACACACCTAAACTAATGTCTTATTCTGAGGTGTTACGGCAAAGAACCGTGTTCGGATATTTATTAGCACTCGCGTTTGGTTTTAGCGTTATGCTGATTTTTTTGACGAACTCTCCATTTGTGTATATGGAATATTATGGTATATCAGAGAAAGTATTTTCCGTGCTTTTTTTGATGAATGTATTAGGGCTGATTGCCATTAATAGACTTAATAGTTATTTGTTGAAAAAACATGGCCCAGCAGTTTTGTTGGTTCGATTTATTCAAATGCAACTTTGTGGCGCGATCATTTTGTTATTGTCGGTTACGTTTTTTCCGCAACATATGTATGGCGTCGTTGCTGGGTTTATCATTATGGTGTCGGCGAACGCGGGGATTATGCCAAATACCAATGCGTGTTATTTACAATACTTTAAACAGAACTCAGGTAAAGCGGCGGGATTATTAGGTTCTATGCAATTTCTTACTGCTTCTATTGTGAGTGGGTTGGTGGCTTATTTTACTCAGGGTAACTTGTGGCCGGTTGCGATTGGGGTGGTGCTGGCGAGCGCAATTGCTTTATGGGGGGCTTGCGATGGTAAGAAAAGACTCAATGTGTAG
- the gltX gene encoding glutamate--tRNA ligase, with product MTVKTRFAPSPTGYLHVGGARTALYSWLYAKSQGGEFVLRIEDTDIERSTQEAVDAILEGMQWMGLDWDEGPYYQTKRFDRYNEMVDKLLTEDKAYKCYASKELLDEIRTEQEANKEMARYDANHPKIVAVNQAAKDGEPCVIRFRNPKEGSVVFEDQIRGRIEISNSQLDDLIIRRTDGSPTYNFCVVVDDWDMGITHVVRGEDHINNTPRQINIYEALGAPVPTFAHCAMILGDDGAKLSKRHGAVSVMQYRDEGYLPNALNNYLVRLGWSHGDQEIFSQAEMIEFFSLDGISKSASAFNTDKLLWLNNHYIKTSEPEYVAKYLKWHLDAQEISLDNGPAITEVIKLVGERCHTLIELAQQSRYFYEDFSEFEAGAAKKHLRGVAREPLELALSKLEALTEWNTENLHDVIEAVCAELEIGMGKIGMPLRVAVTGGGQSPSVDATMQLIGQERVTARIKMALAFIAEREANA from the coding sequence ATGACGGTTAAAACACGCTTTGCTCCTAGCCCAACTGGCTATTTACACGTTGGTGGTGCACGTACAGCTCTTTATTCTTGGTTATACGCAAAAAGCCAAGGCGGTGAATTTGTTTTACGTATTGAAGATACCGATATTGAACGTTCAACCCAAGAAGCGGTGGATGCAATTTTAGAAGGCATGCAATGGATGGGTTTGGATTGGGATGAAGGTCCTTATTACCAAACTAAGCGTTTTGATCGTTATAACGAAATGGTTGATAAGCTATTAACCGAAGACAAAGCCTATAAATGCTACGCATCAAAAGAATTATTGGATGAAATTCGTACAGAGCAAGAAGCGAATAAAGAAATGGCTCGCTATGATGCCAATCATCCAAAAATTGTTGCAGTAAACCAAGCAGCAAAAGACGGTGAGCCATGCGTAATTCGTTTCCGTAACCCGAAAGAAGGTTCGGTAGTATTTGAAGACCAAATCCGTGGCCGTATCGAAATTTCAAATAGCCAATTGGATGACTTAATCATTCGTCGTACTGACGGCTCTCCAACTTACAACTTCTGTGTCGTAGTTGATGATTGGGATATGGGTATTACTCATGTGGTACGTGGTGAAGATCATATCAACAACACGCCTCGCCAAATCAACATCTATGAAGCACTAGGCGCGCCAGTTCCGACTTTCGCTCACTGTGCAATGATCTTAGGTGATGACGGTGCCAAGCTTTCAAAACGTCATGGCGCAGTAAGCGTAATGCAATACCGTGATGAAGGTTACTTGCCGAATGCATTGAATAACTACCTAGTTCGCTTAGGTTGGTCTCATGGCGATCAAGAAATTTTCTCACAAGCCGAAATGATTGAATTCTTTAGCTTGGATGGAATCAGCAAATCAGCATCAGCATTCAATACTGATAAATTGTTATGGTTGAACAATCATTATATCAAAACATCAGAGCCAGAATATGTTGCAAAATACCTAAAGTGGCACTTGGATGCACAAGAAATTAGTTTGGATAATGGCCCTGCTATTACTGAAGTGATCAAATTGGTTGGAGAGCGTTGCCATACTTTGATTGAGCTTGCGCAGCAGTCTCGTTATTTCTACGAAGATTTCAGTGAATTTGAAGCAGGAGCAGCGAAGAAGCATCTACGTGGTGTTGCTCGTGAGCCATTAGAATTAGCGCTTAGTAAACTTGAAGCATTAACCGAATGGAACACTGAAAATTTACATGACGTGATTGAAGCCGTTTGTGCTGAGCTAGAAATAGGTATGGGTAAAATCGGCATGCCATTACGCGTTGCGGTAACGGGTGGCGGTCAATCGCCTTCTGTTGATGCTACGATGCAATTAATTGGTCAAGAGCGTGTAACTGCTCGTATCAAAATGGCATTAGCGTTTATTGCAGAGCGTGAAGCCAACGCTTAA
- a CDS encoding TraB/GumN family protein: MKNWVQLIVSFLAIPTTLFSATLHAEPMVWKAIKDNQQLMLIGTIHLGQKSMYPLPSQLEQFMKQSDGLILEADVNAPPPKIDFSHATLTVNILTSEQRKKLEDIATELTLDTTALLHFPPWLTAISIENQAFQTLGYDANLGVDSVLADQAQALKLPLLTFETITQQLNMLQNLPEDGKSLLLDTLESWHEEKGFYQCMIQRWQDGDKSGLLKLLSLGGWDEDTSQSLLYSRNQIWSDKIQDPTFLSPKGQYVIAVGTLHLIGENSLIEHLEKDGYHIELITQSQSSHCRI, from the coding sequence ATGAAAAATTGGGTGCAGCTGATTGTCTCTTTCCTCGCCATTCCAACCACGTTATTTAGCGCCACTCTCCACGCTGAACCCATGGTATGGAAAGCCATCAAAGACAACCAACAATTAATGTTAATTGGCACGATACATTTAGGACAAAAAAGTATGTATCCCCTACCAAGCCAATTAGAACAATTCATGAAGCAAAGTGATGGCCTAATATTAGAAGCGGATGTCAACGCCCCCCCACCCAAGATCGATTTTAGTCATGCTACTCTAACTGTAAATATACTCACTTCAGAACAAAGAAAAAAATTAGAGGATATCGCCACAGAATTAACACTCGACACAACCGCCTTGCTACACTTCCCGCCATGGCTCACCGCGATTAGCATTGAAAACCAAGCATTTCAAACTTTAGGTTACGACGCGAATCTTGGTGTGGACTCGGTTCTCGCCGATCAAGCCCAAGCTCTTAAGCTACCACTACTCACGTTCGAAACAATCACTCAGCAACTCAACATGCTGCAAAATTTACCCGAAGATGGAAAAAGCTTATTACTTGATACCCTTGAAAGTTGGCACGAAGAAAAAGGGTTTTACCAGTGCATGATACAACGCTGGCAGGATGGCGATAAAAGTGGGCTACTGAAATTGCTATCACTGGGGGGATGGGACGAGGACACCAGCCAATCTTTGCTGTATAGCCGCAATCAAATTTGGAGCGATAAGATACAAGACCCAACGTTTTTATCACCAAAAGGCCAGTATGTCATCGCTGTCGGCACACTACATCTTATTGGTGAAAATAGCCTAATTGAACACTTGGAAAAAGACGGTTATCACATTGAACTTATCACTCAAAGCCAATCTAGCCACTGTCGAATCTAA
- a CDS encoding RNA methyltransferase, whose amino-acid sequence MLTSNSHLTHSYVAIGLTNPKSPSNVGAVMRAAGCYRVDAVRYTGVRYEKAVKFHTDTKSAARHIPLDGVDEMLSGLDADTKIVCVELAEGATPLPAFVHPEKAIYVFGPEDGSIDQAVISKADSVVYVPTVGCMNLAATVNVLLYDRLAKSSNVEQGDDLIRQSRDNRNHLIV is encoded by the coding sequence ATGCTTACTTCAAACTCTCACCTTACTCATTCTTATGTCGCTATTGGTTTAACCAATCCTAAAAGCCCTTCAAATGTAGGGGCAGTTATGCGCGCAGCTGGGTGTTATCGTGTGGATGCGGTTCGGTATACGGGAGTGCGTTATGAAAAAGCGGTAAAGTTTCATACGGACACTAAAAGTGCTGCTCGTCATATACCGCTAGATGGTGTGGATGAAATGCTCTCTGGTTTAGATGCTGATACTAAAATTGTGTGTGTGGAGTTGGCAGAGGGCGCGACACCATTACCTGCTTTTGTTCATCCTGAAAAAGCGATTTACGTATTTGGCCCAGAAGATGGCAGTATCGACCAAGCGGTGATATCAAAAGCGGATTCGGTTGTTTATGTTCCAACGGTTGGGTGCATGAATTTAGCCGCTACGGTTAACGTATTGCTGTATGACCGCTTAGCTAAATCATCTAATGTTGAACAAGGCGATGATCTTATTCGTCAAAGTCGAGACAACCGTAATCATTTGATTGTTTAG
- the smrA gene encoding DNA endonuclease SmrA, producing the protein MQDDDLDLFQKMMGDVKPIEQDTAIKPKDRALTEAHLARRQAAVSLAEQNEEYLSLDNAPMLKPNDILEYKKDGVQDGVFRKLRLGKYPITAKLDLHRRTLKQAREDVVSFLRQAQRLDTRSVLIIHGKGELSTPPALMKSYIAAWLEQITDVMCFHSAQPFHGGSGAVYVLIKKSAEMKLDNRERHQKRMS; encoded by the coding sequence ATGCAAGATGATGATTTAGATTTATTCCAAAAAATGATGGGGGATGTAAAACCAATAGAACAAGATACGGCGATAAAACCAAAAGATCGGGCTCTAACCGAAGCTCACCTTGCTCGTCGTCAAGCTGCAGTATCACTTGCAGAGCAAAATGAAGAATACTTATCTTTAGATAACGCCCCAATGCTCAAACCTAATGATATTCTTGAGTACAAAAAAGACGGTGTACAAGATGGTGTGTTCCGAAAGTTACGTTTAGGTAAATACCCGATTACCGCCAAACTAGATCTGCATCGTCGTACGCTCAAACAAGCTCGTGAAGACGTGGTTTCTTTTCTGCGCCAAGCTCAACGCTTGGACACTCGAAGTGTTTTAATAATACATGGCAAGGGTGAACTGTCTACTCCACCAGCCCTAATGAAAAGTTACATCGCCGCTTGGTTAGAACAAATTACTGATGTGATGTGTTTTCATAGCGCACAACCTTTTCATGGCGGTTCAGGTGCAGTGTATGTATTAATTAAAAAAAGTGCGGAAATGAAGCTCGATAATCGAGAACGACATCAAAAAAGAATGAGCTAG
- the rluF gene encoding 23S rRNA pseudouridine(2604) synthase RluF produces the protein MTNQTSSIRLNKFISDSGFCSRRAADKLIEEGRVTINGQVPEMGTKVMPSDEVLVDHKPIRSKEKPIYIALNKPTGITCTTERHIEGNIVDFIGHHKRIFPIGRLDKPSDGLIFLTNDGDIVNKILRAGNAHEKEYVVRVDKFITEEFIAKMSAGVDILDTTTLPCKVTKETDFSFRMVLTQGLNRQIRRMCEALGYDVYKLRRVRIMNITIDGLPNGKWRYLTDSEVSEIHSMIEGSVGTEEASKIDAEGRVIEKATDAKLHDARQQAQAEKERELQREQQPQFKTYRGKGEFERKARGNRDEQGKTGGNRTRNQDKPKTSSHTPPETKGSRFSHSNSSGIKKWTPKNK, from the coding sequence ATGACTAATCAAACTTCTTCTATCCGTTTAAATAAATTCATCAGCGATTCTGGCTTCTGTTCACGTCGTGCAGCCGATAAGTTAATCGAAGAAGGCCGTGTCACTATAAATGGTCAAGTACCTGAAATGGGGACTAAAGTGATGCCTAGTGATGAAGTTTTGGTTGATCACAAACCTATCCGCAGTAAAGAAAAGCCCATTTACATTGCTCTCAATAAACCTACGGGTATTACCTGTACGACTGAGCGTCATATTGAAGGTAATATTGTCGACTTTATTGGCCACCATAAACGTATATTCCCGATTGGCCGTTTAGATAAACCATCCGATGGTTTGATTTTCTTAACCAACGATGGCGATATCGTCAATAAAATCTTACGTGCGGGTAATGCGCACGAAAAAGAATATGTCGTTCGTGTAGATAAATTCATTACTGAAGAATTTATTGCAAAAATGAGTGCAGGGGTCGATATTTTAGATACGACAACTCTGCCCTGTAAGGTCACCAAAGAAACTGATTTTTCATTTCGCATGGTGTTAACCCAAGGTTTAAACCGCCAAATACGTCGTATGTGTGAAGCATTAGGTTACGATGTCTATAAATTACGCCGCGTTCGTATTATGAATATAACAATTGATGGTTTACCAAATGGAAAGTGGCGTTATTTAACGGATTCAGAAGTCAGTGAAATTCACAGCATGATTGAAGGTTCTGTCGGTACAGAAGAAGCCTCTAAAATCGATGCTGAAGGCAGAGTGATAGAAAAAGCAACCGATGCTAAACTTCATGATGCACGTCAACAAGCGCAAGCAGAAAAAGAACGTGAACTTCAACGCGAACAACAACCTCAATTTAAAACGTACCGTGGTAAGGGTGAGTTTGAACGCAAAGCGCGCGGTAACCGTGATGAACAAGGTAAAACTGGTGGCAACCGTACTCGTAATCAAGACAAACCGAAAACATCATCACATACGCCCCCCGAAACTAAAGGTTCTCGTTTTAGTCATTCAAATAGCAGCGGCATTAAAAAGTGGACACCCAAAAATAAATAA